A section of the Vicinamibacterales bacterium genome encodes:
- a CDS encoding hemolysin family protein, translating into MLVPAGVILLLVLLTALYVAAEFAAVGARRSRIRRMAEDGHPLAVRALPVVEDPRELDRYIAASQVGITLSSLIAGAYAQAVLAPPAAPLFVAWFGLQPDAAVQVAAVVILAILTFLSVILGELVPKAVALAHPTQTLIYTVVPMQWSLHAYAWLIAVFNGSGNLVLRAFGLASTGHRHVHSPEEIALLIAESRDGGLLEPQEQVRLHRALRLGLRNARQLMVPRDRLAAVEWRTPWRDVLRIAATSPYSRLPVFRGTLDDIAGILHTKDVVTHFLERREAGTLSGLVRPVQRVPDTMNADRLLAFLRERRSHQALVVDETNRIVGLITLEDVLGELLGSVADEFKTPRLLPLRLSDGRVRLPGELPLERARVWVGGAWPTEGMTVEEFILREAGRLPEPSERLTICGLAVEIESADEQHIGSAIVTPPDHDQEQTA; encoded by the coding sequence ATGTTGGTGCCGGCGGGAGTCATCCTGCTGCTGGTTCTACTCACCGCGCTCTATGTCGCGGCCGAATTCGCGGCGGTAGGCGCGCGGCGGAGCCGGATCCGGCGAATGGCGGAGGATGGCCACCCGCTCGCCGTTCGCGCACTTCCGGTGGTGGAGGATCCGCGCGAGCTCGACCGCTACATCGCCGCCTCGCAGGTCGGAATCACGCTGTCGAGCCTGATTGCCGGCGCCTACGCCCAGGCGGTTCTCGCGCCGCCGGCCGCCCCTCTGTTCGTTGCGTGGTTCGGGCTCCAACCCGACGCCGCCGTGCAGGTGGCCGCCGTCGTCATCCTGGCGATCCTGACGTTCCTGTCGGTGATCCTCGGCGAGCTCGTGCCGAAAGCCGTCGCCCTGGCGCACCCGACCCAGACGCTCATCTACACCGTCGTCCCGATGCAGTGGTCGCTGCACGCGTACGCGTGGCTGATCGCGGTGTTCAACGGCAGCGGGAATCTCGTCCTGCGCGCGTTCGGGCTCGCGAGCACGGGCCATCGCCACGTCCATTCACCGGAGGAGATCGCGCTGCTGATCGCGGAGAGCCGCGACGGCGGCCTGCTGGAGCCGCAGGAACAGGTCCGGCTGCACCGCGCGCTGCGTCTCGGCCTGCGCAACGCCAGACAGTTGATGGTGCCGCGCGACCGTCTGGCGGCGGTCGAGTGGCGGACGCCGTGGCGCGACGTGCTGCGGATCGCCGCGACCAGTCCGTACAGCCGGCTGCCGGTATTCCGCGGCACGCTCGACGACATCGCCGGCATCCTCCACACGAAAGACGTCGTCACGCACTTTCTCGAGAGGCGCGAGGCGGGAACGTTGAGCGGTCTGGTCCGCCCGGTGCAGCGCGTGCCCGACACCATGAACGCGGACCGGCTGCTCGCGTTCCTGCGCGAGCGCCGCAGTCACCAGGCGCTCGTGGTCGACGAGACCAATCGCATCGTCGGACTGATTACGCTCGAGGACGTCCTCGGCGAGCTGCTGGGCAGCGTCGCGGACGAGTTCAAGACGCCGCGGCTGCTGCCGCTGCGGCTGTCGGACGGACGTGTCCGCCTGCCGGGTGAGCTTCCGCTCGAGCGCGCGCGGGTGTGGGTCGGGGGGGCGTGGCCGACGGAGGGGATGACGGTCGAAGAGTTCATCCTCCGCGAAGCCGGCCGCCTTCCCGAACCGTCGGAGCGCCTGACGATCTGCGGTCTGGCGGTCGAGATCGAGAGCGCGGACGAGCAGCACATCGGATCCGCGATCGTCACGCCGCCGGATCACGACCAGGAGCAGACGGCGTGA
- a CDS encoding hemolysin family protein — translation MIPLIIIVLLLLLNALFVAAEFAIVGAPRAAIDNRAAKRQPLARLVQSVLRDARRQDRYIATAQIGITVASLGLGMYGEHVVADWLRERFGHGGVATWLVAHGFASVLAVGILTYFHVVVGEMIPKSLALQSAERMALVITPVMLWIQTLLLPVVVMLNGLGNLVLRFFGINRTANGVEQYYTPEELQLIVEESEEQGALRSESGQVLQELFEFGELTAAEVMVPRVRITGIPVGAGPEQLRRIIGDHPRTRYPVFEGDLDHIVGTYHIKDLLRLLLNNTPVTAEGARSAPVVPETALLDAVLAVMRRDRAQFAIVIDEHGGTSGVVTLEDLFEEVVGEIGESPNQRSGPRLDASGRLRVSGTMRLDELGQAFDLDLAHEEVDSVSGLILTLLGRLPRVGDRVEYGRLELEVTATQGRGVDEAAVTLRESADAAED, via the coding sequence GTGATCCCGCTGATCATCATCGTCCTGCTGCTGTTGCTGAACGCGCTGTTCGTCGCCGCGGAGTTCGCCATCGTCGGCGCGCCGCGCGCCGCGATCGACAACCGCGCGGCAAAGCGGCAGCCCCTGGCCCGTCTGGTGCAGAGCGTGCTTCGAGACGCCAGACGGCAGGACCGCTACATCGCCACGGCGCAGATCGGGATCACGGTGGCGAGCCTCGGGCTGGGCATGTACGGCGAGCATGTCGTCGCCGACTGGCTGCGCGAACGGTTCGGTCACGGCGGCGTCGCGACATGGCTGGTGGCGCACGGATTCGCGAGCGTGCTGGCGGTGGGCATCCTGACCTACTTCCACGTCGTCGTCGGCGAGATGATCCCGAAGTCGCTGGCGCTGCAGTCGGCGGAGCGCATGGCGCTGGTGATCACGCCGGTGATGCTCTGGATTCAGACGCTGCTGCTGCCGGTGGTCGTGATGCTGAACGGCCTCGGCAACCTGGTGCTGCGCTTCTTCGGCATCAACCGGACGGCGAACGGCGTCGAGCAGTACTACACGCCGGAGGAGCTGCAGCTCATCGTCGAGGAATCCGAGGAGCAGGGCGCGCTGCGATCCGAGTCCGGCCAGGTGCTGCAGGAGCTGTTCGAGTTCGGCGAGCTGACCGCCGCCGAGGTGATGGTCCCGCGCGTCCGCATCACCGGCATTCCGGTCGGGGCGGGGCCGGAGCAGCTGCGGCGCATCATCGGCGATCATCCGCGCACCCGCTACCCGGTGTTCGAGGGGGATCTCGATCACATCGTCGGCACGTATCACATCAAGGACCTGCTCCGGCTGCTGCTGAACAACACCCCGGTGACGGCGGAGGGGGCGCGCTCCGCGCCGGTGGTGCCCGAAACAGCTTTGCTCGATGCGGTGCTCGCCGTCATGCGGCGCGACCGGGCGCAGTTCGCGATCGTCATCGACGAACACGGCGGGACGTCGGGCGTGGTGACGCTGGAGGATCTCTTCGAGGAAGTCGTCGGCGAGATCGGCGAGAGTCCGAATCAGCGTTCGGGGCCGCGGCTCGACGCGTCGGGCCGGCTGCGCGTCTCAGGGACGATGCGGCTCGACGAGCTGGGACAGGCCTTCGATCTCGACCTGGCGCACGAGGAGGTCGACAGTGTCAGCGGTTTGATCCTGACGCTGCTCGGGCGACTGCCGCGGGTCGGCGACCGCGTCGAGTACGGACGGCTCGAGCTCGAAGTGACGGCGACGCAGGGGCGCGGCGTGGACGAGGCCGCCGTCACCCTACGTGAATCCGCGGACGCCGCAGAGGATTAG
- a CDS encoding cation:dicarboxylase symporter family transporter encodes MSSAAPPLARTRKGITLTQQIFIGLALGIVVGAIIQQVDPAWSAYFRPFSQLFLRLIKMIIAPLIFATLVAGIAGAGHFKVVGRMGLRAIIYFEVVTTLALIIGLVAVNITRPGDGVNLPIGQESGITAKPQTWDQILLHVVPESVIDAMAKGDVLQIVVFSIFFGIALGMIGEKGKPVLAWCEAVAETMFKFTNIVMHYAPIGVGAAIAYTVGHGGLGILINLAKLVLTLYAALAVLILAVMLPVALMFKIPIRKFVRAVKEPAIIAFSTTSSEAALPRAMEVLERLGVPRRIVSFVLPLGYSFNLDGTTLYLSLAAVFVAQAAGVELTIGQQITMLLTLMLTSKGVAGVPRASLVILAGTLAMYGLPLEGITIILGVDELMDMARTMTNVIGNCLATVVIAKWEGEFTEASDEELALAAERGEI; translated from the coding sequence ATGTCTTCAGCCGCACCGCCACTTGCCCGTACTCGGAAGGGCATCACTCTCACGCAGCAGATTTTCATCGGACTTGCCCTCGGCATCGTGGTGGGCGCGATCATCCAGCAGGTCGATCCGGCCTGGAGCGCCTACTTCCGGCCGTTCAGTCAGTTGTTCCTGCGCCTGATCAAGATGATCATCGCGCCGCTGATCTTCGCCACGCTCGTGGCGGGGATCGCCGGCGCCGGCCATTTCAAGGTGGTCGGCCGCATGGGCCTCCGCGCGATCATCTACTTCGAAGTCGTCACTACCCTCGCACTGATCATCGGACTGGTCGCCGTCAACATCACCCGCCCCGGCGACGGCGTCAATCTGCCGATAGGCCAGGAGTCCGGGATCACCGCCAAGCCCCAGACCTGGGATCAGATTCTTCTCCACGTCGTCCCCGAGTCGGTGATCGATGCGATGGCGAAGGGAGACGTGCTGCAGATCGTCGTCTTCAGCATCTTCTTCGGCATCGCGCTCGGGATGATCGGCGAGAAGGGCAAGCCGGTGCTCGCATGGTGCGAAGCCGTCGCCGAGACGATGTTCAAGTTCACCAACATCGTCATGCACTATGCGCCGATAGGCGTCGGCGCGGCGATCGCCTATACCGTCGGCCACGGCGGCCTGGGGATCCTGATCAACCTCGCCAAGCTGGTGTTGACGCTGTACGCGGCGCTCGCGGTGCTGATTCTCGCGGTCATGCTGCCGGTCGCGCTCATGTTCAAGATCCCGATCCGCAAGTTCGTCCGCGCCGTCAAAGAGCCGGCGATCATCGCCTTCTCGACCACGTCCAGCGAGGCGGCTCTGCCGCGGGCGATGGAAGTGCTCGAGCGCCTGGGCGTGCCGAGACGGATCGTCTCGTTCGTGCTGCCGCTCGGCTACAGCTTCAACCTGGACGGGACGACCTTGTACCTCTCGCTGGCGGCCGTGTTCGTGGCCCAGGCGGCCGGCGTGGAGCTGACGATCGGGCAGCAGATCACGATGCTGCTGACGCTGATGCTGACGAGCAAGGGCGTGGCGGGCGTGCCGCGCGCCTCGCTCGTGATCCTGGCCGGCACGCTGGCCATGTACGGCCTGCCTCTCGAAGGGATCACGATCATTCTCGGCGTGGATGAGCTGATGGACATGGCGCGGACGATGACCAACGTGATTGGCAACTGTCTGGCAACGGTCGTGATTGCGAAATGGGAAGGAGAGTTCACCGAGGCGAGCGACGAGGAGCTCGCGCTGGCGGCTGAACGCGGGGAAATCTAG
- a CDS encoding methyltransferase, whose product MVDIQAWLAALEQRHLANLTRSELTRALRALSSVYVERREKLPGGAALDSAGKRAAFALFYGPMHFLTIDAVARALGANASSPEAILDLGCGTGVGGAAWALACHRPPRIRGIDRNAWAVAEANWTYNQLGLRGRAAIGDVLEDAASAKAPAPPILLAYAVNELPDRQRTALLERLADARARRSFLIVESIARRDKAWWPEWTDRLAGAGARADEWRFSANLPPAIAQIARSAGLDPRELTARTIYRA is encoded by the coding sequence ATGGTCGACATACAGGCCTGGCTCGCCGCACTCGAGCAGCGCCATCTCGCCAACCTCACGCGCTCCGAGCTGACGCGCGCGCTCCGCGCGCTGTCGTCGGTCTACGTCGAACGCCGCGAGAAACTGCCGGGCGGCGCCGCACTCGACAGCGCCGGCAAACGCGCCGCCTTCGCCCTGTTCTACGGACCGATGCACTTCCTCACGATCGACGCGGTCGCCCGGGCGCTCGGCGCCAACGCCTCCTCACCGGAGGCCATCCTCGATCTGGGATGCGGCACCGGTGTCGGCGGCGCGGCCTGGGCGCTGGCCTGCCATCGGCCGCCGCGGATACGAGGCATCGATCGCAACGCCTGGGCCGTCGCCGAGGCAAACTGGACCTACAACCAGCTCGGCCTCCGCGGCCGCGCCGCGATCGGCGACGTTCTCGAGGACGCCGCGTCCGCGAAGGCGCCGGCGCCGCCGATCCTGCTCGCATATGCGGTGAACGAGCTGCCGGATCGACAGCGCACGGCGCTGCTCGAGAGGCTCGCCGACGCGCGTGCGCGCCGGTCCTTCCTGATCGTCGAGTCGATCGCCCGCCGCGACAAGGCGTGGTGGCCCGAATGGACGGACCGGCTCGCAGGTGCGGGTGCGCGCGCCGACGAATGGCGGTTCTCCGCGAACCTGCCGCCCGCCATCGCGCAGATCGCGCGCAGCGCCGGACTCGATCCGCGCGAGCTGACCGCGCGCACGATCTACAGAGCGTAG
- a CDS encoding carboxypeptidase regulatory-like domain-containing protein, whose translation MRGRLLIPGAILLAMTGVEAQRAPAQAGPDLPVRRVILYKSGVGFFEHFGSVTGNTPVTIQFTSAQLNDVLQSLTALDLDGGSIASISYNSVAPIEQRLATLRTRIGGEADRLELLQALRGARVIVRSGAAETAGRIFSAEQRTRARNGVLEPVTDLTLIGDEGAIRTVELTPASTVQLAERDVREDISAYLGITASTRGEDARRMVMSATGTGTRRIAISYISEVPIWKSTYRLVLPEAGARPMLQGWAIVDNTLAQDWTGVELSLVAGAPQSFVQQISQPYYVQRPMVPLPPAVLLQPQTHAGTLVGGEGRVAGTLRDPGRGVLPGARVELLDASGSAVASAVTDASGGFDLGAAPGVYTLTAQLAGFQPARRTVTLTAGGRQRTDVTMGVGGVSESVTISSATPLARSAGGRGGAAGGVAGGLPARSADMPVPAPPPPAIDYMAAAAPAAQGQELGELFEYRLQQPVTIRRNESALVPILQAEVDAERVSMWTKGAGSGRPLRGVWLTNSSTLTLDGGSFSVIDANAFAGEGLIESLKPGERRLISYGADLAVLVKAEPQPGTGRVLKIVAQNGLLVASQEQRVTWKYTARNEDASARTLIIEHPVRPGWAMAGEPAPAELSPNAARYRLALPPKQEAALTLTERQGGDTTYRLSEVDDRTIAILAGSGANDAALRRALQPLIDKRAEMAAVDRRISTINAQLAEIERDQQRVRENMKALRGSSEEKALIQRYTKQLADQEDRLSALRGDLAKATAEREARLRELSELAGKLQFELPG comes from the coding sequence GTGCGCGGCCGGCTGCTGATTCCTGGGGCGATCCTGCTCGCGATGACGGGGGTGGAAGCGCAGCGCGCGCCGGCGCAGGCGGGACCGGATCTGCCCGTCAGGCGGGTCATCCTCTATAAGAGCGGCGTCGGATTCTTCGAGCACTTCGGTTCCGTGACCGGCAACACGCCGGTGACCATTCAGTTCACGTCGGCCCAGTTGAACGACGTCCTGCAGTCGTTGACCGCCCTCGATCTGGACGGCGGCTCGATCGCCAGCATCAGCTACAACTCCGTCGCGCCGATCGAGCAGCGTCTGGCGACCTTGCGCACCCGCATCGGCGGCGAGGCCGACCGTCTGGAGCTGCTGCAGGCATTACGCGGCGCCCGGGTGATCGTCCGGTCGGGCGCCGCCGAGACGGCGGGGCGCATCTTCAGCGCGGAACAGCGAACGCGCGCGCGCAACGGCGTTCTCGAACCGGTCACGGATCTGACGCTGATCGGCGACGAAGGGGCGATCCGCACCGTCGAACTGACGCCCGCGTCCACGGTGCAACTGGCGGAGCGCGACGTCCGCGAAGACATCTCGGCGTATCTGGGCATCACGGCGTCCACTCGCGGGGAAGACGCCAGACGCATGGTCATGAGCGCAACCGGAACGGGCACGCGGCGGATCGCGATCAGCTACATCAGCGAGGTTCCGATCTGGAAGTCGACGTACCGGCTGGTCCTTCCCGAGGCCGGCGCCAGGCCGATGCTGCAGGGCTGGGCCATCGTCGACAACACGCTCGCCCAGGACTGGACGGGGGTGGAGCTGTCGCTCGTCGCCGGCGCGCCGCAGTCGTTCGTGCAGCAGATCTCGCAGCCCTACTACGTGCAGCGGCCGATGGTGCCGCTGCCGCCCGCCGTGCTGCTCCAGCCGCAGACTCATGCCGGGACGCTGGTCGGCGGCGAGGGCCGCGTCGCCGGAACGCTGCGGGATCCTGGTCGAGGTGTGCTCCCCGGGGCCCGCGTCGAACTGCTCGATGCGTCCGGCAGCGCCGTCGCCAGCGCGGTGACAGACGCGAGCGGCGGGTTCGATCTCGGCGCCGCCCCGGGCGTCTACACGTTGACCGCGCAATTGGCGGGATTTCAGCCGGCGAGACGGACGGTGACGCTGACCGCCGGCGGCCGGCAGCGGACTGACGTCACCATGGGCGTCGGCGGGGTCAGCGAGAGTGTCACCATCTCGTCAGCCACGCCGCTGGCTCGCAGTGCCGGCGGGCGCGGGGGCGCTGCCGGCGGGGTGGCCGGCGGTCTGCCGGCGCGGTCGGCCGACATGCCGGTTCCGGCGCCGCCTCCTCCGGCGATCGACTACATGGCGGCCGCGGCACCCGCAGCCCAGGGGCAGGAACTCGGCGAACTGTTCGAATACCGGCTGCAGCAGCCGGTCACGATCCGGCGCAACGAGTCCGCGCTCGTCCCGATTCTGCAGGCGGAAGTGGACGCCGAGCGGGTCTCGATGTGGACGAAAGGCGCGGGTTCCGGCCGTCCGCTGCGCGGCGTGTGGCTCACCAACTCCAGCACCCTGACACTCGACGGCGGATCGTTCAGCGTGATCGACGCCAATGCATTTGCCGGCGAGGGGCTGATCGAGTCGCTGAAGCCCGGAGAACGGCGGCTGATTTCCTATGGTGCCGACCTCGCGGTGCTCGTCAAGGCCGAGCCGCAGCCTGGAACCGGGCGCGTGCTGAAAATCGTGGCGCAGAACGGACTTCTGGTCGCGTCACAGGAGCAGCGCGTCACCTGGAAGTACACCGCTCGAAACGAGGACGCGTCGGCGCGAACGCTGATCATCGAACACCCGGTGCGTCCGGGGTGGGCGATGGCCGGTGAACCCGCCCCCGCGGAGCTGTCGCCGAACGCGGCGCGGTATCGCCTGGCGCTCCCGCCGAAGCAGGAAGCGGCGCTGACGCTCACCGAACGGCAGGGGGGCGACACGACGTATCGTCTCAGCGAGGTCGACGATCGCACGATCGCGATTCTGGCGGGATCCGGCGCGAACGACGCGGCGCTGCGCCGTGCCCTGCAGCCGCTGATCGACAAGCGGGCGGAGATGGCGGCGGTCGACCGGCGGATCTCGACCATCAACGCGCAGCTTGCCGAGATCGAGCGCGATCAGCAGCGCGTGCGCGAGAACATGAAGGCGCTGCGCGGCAGCAGTGAGGAAAAGGCGCTGATCCAGCGCTACACCAAGCAGCTCGCCGATCAGGAGGACCGGCTCAGCGCGTTGCGGGGCGATCTTGCGAAGGCGACCGCCGAGCGCGAGGCGCGGCTGCGCGAGCTGTCCGAGCTCGCCGGCAAACTGCAGTTCGAGCTGCCGGGCTAG
- the serS gene encoding serine--tRNA ligase, protein MLDPAFVRDHTDEVRAGLQNRGLDPDSILAPFAALDAKRRELIPVVEGLKREQNAAGEEVARAKKQGLDPSAIFAANKARGQQIKLLEAELDGVEQQRQDLLMIVPNLPHPTVPVGRSADDNVEVRRHGRPREFDFEPKPHWDLGPALGILDFERATRMSGARFSVLMRGGARLERALINFMLDLHTREHGYTEVVPPFLVNADALRGTGNLPKFEQDLFKIAGDWDLFLIPTAEVPLTNLYRGEILDGRDLPLRYTAYTPCFRSEAGSYGADVRGLIRQHQFDKVELVKFTTPEQSFDELESLTANAEEVLKRLELPYRTIVLSTGDMGFASAKTYDIEVWLPSQRTYREISSCSNTMAFQARRANIKFRPQGTGKVEYVHTLNGSGLAVGRTLIAILENYQERDGSVTIPAALRPFMGGLERIS, encoded by the coding sequence ATGCTCGATCCTGCGTTCGTCCGCGACCACACGGACGAGGTGCGTGCCGGCCTGCAGAACCGCGGCCTCGACCCGGATTCGATTCTGGCGCCGTTCGCCGCGCTCGACGCGAAACGGCGCGAGCTGATTCCGGTGGTCGAAGGACTGAAGCGCGAGCAGAACGCCGCGGGCGAGGAAGTGGCGCGGGCGAAGAAGCAGGGACTCGATCCGTCGGCGATTTTCGCGGCCAACAAGGCGCGCGGCCAGCAGATCAAGCTGCTCGAGGCGGAGCTGGACGGCGTCGAACAGCAGCGCCAGGATCTGCTGATGATCGTTCCCAACCTGCCCCACCCGACGGTTCCGGTGGGCAGGAGCGCCGATGACAACGTCGAAGTGCGGCGCCACGGCCGCCCGCGCGAGTTCGACTTCGAGCCGAAGCCGCACTGGGATCTGGGTCCCGCGCTCGGCATCCTCGATTTCGAGCGCGCGACCCGGATGTCGGGCGCGCGCTTCTCGGTGCTGATGCGCGGCGGCGCGCGCCTCGAACGCGCGCTGATCAACTTCATGCTGGACCTGCATACGCGCGAGCACGGCTACACCGAAGTCGTGCCGCCGTTCCTGGTCAACGCGGACGCGCTGCGCGGCACCGGCAACCTGCCCAAGTTCGAGCAGGATCTCTTCAAGATCGCGGGTGACTGGGATCTGTTCCTGATTCCGACCGCGGAGGTGCCGCTGACCAACCTCTATCGCGGCGAGATCCTGGACGGCCGGGATCTCCCCTTGCGGTACACCGCCTACACGCCGTGCTTCCGCAGCGAAGCGGGATCGTACGGCGCCGACGTTCGCGGATTGATCCGCCAGCACCAGTTCGACAAGGTGGAGCTGGTGAAGTTCACCACCCCCGAACAGTCGTTCGACGAGCTCGAGTCGCTGACCGCCAACGCCGAAGAGGTGCTCAAACGTCTCGAGCTGCCCTACCGGACGATCGTGCTGTCGACGGGGGATATGGGATTCGCCTCGGCGAAGACCTACGACATCGAGGTGTGGCTGCCGAGCCAGCGCACGTACCGCGAAATCTCATCGTGCAGCAACACGATGGCCTTCCAGGCGCGCCGCGCGAACATCAAGTTCCGGCCGCAGGGGACCGGCAAGGTCGAGTACGTCCATACGCTGAACGGCTCAGGTCTCGCGGTCGGGCGTACGTTGATCGCCATTCTCGAGAACTATCAGGAGCGCGACGGATCGGTGACGATTCCCGCCGCGCTGCGCCCGTTCATGGGCGGCCTCGAGCGGATCAGCTGA
- the galU gene encoding UTP--glucose-1-phosphate uridylyltransferase GalU — protein sequence MTKTQVRKAVFPAAGLGTRFLPATKAQPKEMLPLVDKPIIQYGVEEALASGVHNIILVTGRGKNAIEDHFDVSVELETFLEARGKRELLDEIRNISNLMNVSYVRQGEPLGLGHAVLVTKDLIGDEPFAVILGDDVIDARPPALRQMIDVFHEVGGPVLAIEEVPEENVSAYGVIDAEEVRPGVYRIRDLVEKPPRDEAPSNLAIIGRYVLTPDVFPALEETAREKDRTGEIQLTNGLRRLLKTRPIYGCKIDGVRHDTGNKLGFLKAVVYFALRRDDLAEPFRAYLRELGLDVPAGSRR from the coding sequence ATGACGAAGACGCAGGTTCGGAAGGCCGTCTTTCCCGCCGCCGGCCTCGGCACGCGGTTCCTGCCCGCCACGAAGGCGCAGCCGAAAGAGATGCTGCCCCTCGTCGACAAACCGATCATCCAGTACGGGGTCGAGGAAGCCCTCGCCTCCGGCGTGCACAACATCATCCTCGTGACCGGCCGCGGCAAGAACGCGATCGAGGATCATTTCGACGTCTCGGTGGAGCTGGAAACCTTCCTCGAGGCGCGCGGCAAGCGGGAACTGCTCGACGAGATCCGCAACATCTCGAACCTGATGAACGTCTCGTACGTCCGCCAGGGGGAGCCGCTCGGCCTCGGCCACGCCGTGCTCGTGACCAAGGACCTCATCGGCGACGAGCCATTCGCCGTGATCCTCGGCGACGACGTGATCGATGCGCGGCCGCCGGCGCTGCGCCAGATGATCGACGTGTTCCACGAGGTGGGCGGCCCGGTGCTGGCGATCGAAGAAGTGCCGGAGGAGAACGTCAGCGCCTACGGCGTCATCGACGCCGAAGAAGTGCGGCCCGGGGTCTATCGGATCCGCGACCTGGTCGAGAAGCCGCCGCGCGACGAGGCCCCGTCGAATCTCGCCATCATCGGCCGCTACGTGCTGACGCCCGACGTGTTTCCCGCGCTGGAAGAAACCGCCCGCGAGAAAGATCGCACCGGCGAGATTCAGCTGACCAACGGTCTGCGGCGTCTGCTGAAGACGCGGCCGATCTACGGGTGCAAGATCGACGGCGTCCGCCACGACACCGGCAACAAGCTGGGCTTCCTGAAGGCGGTGGTCTATTTCGCGCTGCGGCGCGACGACCTCGCCGAGCCGTTCCGCGCATACCTGCGCGAGCTGGGCCTCGACGTCCCGGCCGGCTCCCGCCGCTAG
- a CDS encoding zinc ribbon domain-containing protein gives MPLYEYECEACQKRFERIQKFSDPQVDVCPNCGRGPVRKLLSSPAIQFKGSGFYITDYAKKSTSEAGSKSSSGSSESSTSEAKTSDSKPESKTTDSTSKPEK, from the coding sequence ATGCCTTTATACGAGTACGAGTGCGAGGCCTGCCAGAAGCGATTCGAGCGGATTCAGAAGTTCTCGGATCCGCAGGTCGACGTCTGTCCGAACTGCGGCCGCGGACCGGTGCGCAAGCTGCTGTCGTCGCCGGCCATCCAGTTCAAGGGATCCGGGTTCTACATCACCGATTACGCGAAGAAGTCCACGTCCGAAGCCGGGAGCAAGTCCTCGAGCGGCAGCAGCGAGTCGTCGACGTCCGAGGCGAAGACGAGCGACAGCAAACCCGAGTCGAAGACCACGGATTCCACCAGCAAACCGGAAAAATAG